From the genome of Dermochelys coriacea isolate rDerCor1 chromosome 1, rDerCor1.pri.v4, whole genome shotgun sequence:
TATTTCCAGTAGTATCCAGACCACTCTGTGGCAAATTCATCTCCAACCTTTTCCCAGTTTTTTCTGTTGAATGAGTACATTTTGCCATCATATTAGTGCATTTGTTGGTGTTCTGCCTCTGTATGTAAAGGACTATTGTGTATGTTTGAATGTGGATAAAATATTCCTAGGCAAAACTTTTAAAGGCTGTAGGGTTGCTTCAGGGCTTCATCCAAAATGTTCATAATTTCATAATCTCAGGGCAAAAGGGACccttagatcatctagtttgatctcatttataTCACAAGCCACTAAACTTAATCGAGTTACCCATGTATGGAGCCCAATAACTTTAGTTAAAGCATATTTTCCAAAATGGCATCCTTCCCTGATTTCAAGATATCCAGAGATGCAGGATCCACCAGTTCCCTTAGTAGTTTGTTCAGTGGTTAATCCACTGTTAAAAAAACTAATTGTATCttatttaattttgattaaaatagattaaaaaattaaaaccaataaaattCCACTGTCTTTGACTGTGGGTGTTAGATCTGTGTGAGCGGAATACATTTTCTAAATGTAGACATGTGCTGTTTGAAAGCCCAATCAAATACAATAGCTAGACACAGCCTTGACAGAAGGTGTTGCTCCTCCATAATTCTAAATTCCAGCAATACACTGAATACGCTGCATCATATCTTTTCATTATTCTTGGTAGAAATCTGTGTATAAGTAGCTTTTAAGCCTAGGAAAGTATTCCCTGAACACCCTTTTATACCTTGGACCCCTAAGTAGGGCCAGGAAGAGATGGAAGCTGGGGTCTGTAGGGAGAATAAACAACCTTTGACATGGGAGTCCCTTATTTCTCCCTACTTTTTGCATGGGGTCAGGGAGAACAGGGGGTGGGACAACAATATGTGGAGCTGCAGTGTTTTCCAAATATGGAAGTAGTCACTAAtcgtggttttgtttttttttaaaggtggtcAGCATAGAAATGTGCAGCCTTTCAGTGATGAGGATGCATCAATTGAGACTATGAGCCACTGCAGTGGCTTTAGTGATCCTGCTAGCTTGACTGAAGAAGGTATGTTTTTGATTTTGATCTATGCATCTTGTGAAAGAATTTCAGAAACAAAATTGATGTTTTGACACGTATCTTATCTATTCTTCAGTCACAAACAGTGCAATAATCATTCAAATAACCAAAAATTTGGGGTTCTCAGGGCATTACTGACCCCCCCATTATTATAGATACTTTAAGAGGTACCCATTCAAGTATTTACAGATAAATATACAATATGTTTCATAAGATTTTTAAACCTCCTGTGGTTTCTTTATTCTGTGACTATACTATGGtaatttctaaaacaaattttAGATTTAATCAGAAATTGATAAAGCCTTTATTCACATGTAACTTTCACCACCTGTCTCAGGAACAATAAGAGGACCTAAGACATCAGCCCCCCTGCATTCATGACAACTGCTTCATTCTGAATCTAGATGTACAAACAACTCAGTCAGAATAAATTGGCTAATTAAACCAAATACTTTTCCGTAGTGTTAGTCGGATATAACCAGGTCCCACTCCTGGGTGTCATTCTACTGTTGTAGTATCCCACGCTTGTTGCTAAGGTCCTGTTACCTGAAAAAAGGTGGATGATGTTGTGATATTTAAATACAGTGGTCACTTCTCATACTATGTTTTTAGTGATCTAAACACGAATGTTGTAATGTGCATTAGGATTAAATTATCTCGTATACAATAGGACCTGAAGTCGATGAAGAAGCAACTCAAGAAGACTTCGAGTACAAGTTAAAGGGATTCATTGACCTTACCTTGGACAAGAGGTATAGGGTGTTTGGAAACAATGCACTTAAGCATCACTAATCTTCACTTGACTTCTCTAATACAAAGTAGTGATGTGCCCCATAGAAACTTAACCTATCTTTATTTCTGTTGCATAGTAACTAAAATCACAATTTAGTAATCTGCGTTCAGTGGTGTTTGATTCAAACTAGAGAAGTAGGCCTGGCTTTTTTTTTactaatacaaattttaaaatgcttgtgtATTGTCAGATCAGATGCTCTGTTCAAGTAAATTGGTCTTGCAAAATTGTTTGCCTCAGAAAAGCAACTTAAATTAATTGCACACAATGTCAACATGATAAAGGATGGGTGACTAGAGTTTGTTTCTGGGCTGGTAAGCTACCATGATTTTTGCAGTGTTGTGTTAAGCATATGCCACAGCCTTCAACCAAAGTTTTTATGCCTCTGCATTCTAGCTGAGGAAAGAggtgaaggaaaataaaacaagttgtAATTGAGGAGTTGGTCTGTCCAGAAGATTTGTTCAAATCTCTACCAAATGTTTCTACTTAATTCAAAGGTCTTCCATAGATTTTGACAGCACCAGGTAGATGTGTAATGTAGACTGCTATAAAAGTGTACTAAAGCAAAGCCTTCAGCTTTAGCTTACATGAAAACTTTTGTATTAATCTGTATTATTCCTCCAACAGTGCAAAGACAAGACAAGCAGCTCTTGAAGGTCTTAAAAATGCTCTGACTTCTAAAATACTATACGAATTTATCCTGGAAAGGAGAATGACTTTAACTGATAGCATTGAACGCTGCATAAAGAAAGGTAATAAATGCTTGTACACTACTGGAAGGTAACAAAACTATAGGATAGGGACTGATTTGTCATGCACAGTAGTGTTAACTGATCTGATGAGACTTAGTATTTTACAGAAAATTTTAATAGATCACAAGCTAAGCTTAGCTAAACTTCTCTCGTCCTAAGTGAGATGTGAGCATGTATTGTTCTTTGATCATTGGGCTACAAAATTATCTTGACTTTTGCTTCCTTCCTGTTAGCAGGAATTAATGACAACCTAGTACCATTTTCAGTGCTGTTTTCTTCATTTGGGTTTTGTTTAAGATCCAGCATGCTTCATTGCTGGATCTCACTTTATGAGCCCCTAAACGAATGTGTAATTCAGTGCAGGATAAAATCCGCAGGTGATCAGTCACTCAATTAATTTCCTTAATCTGTAGGTAAGAGTGATGAACAGTCTGCAGCAGCAAGGCTGGCATGTCTTCTCTGTGTGCAGTTGGGGTCAGGAATTGAAAGTGAAGAAATCCTTAAAACCCTTGGACCAGTTCTCAAGAAGATAATCTGTGATGGAACAGCTAGTATCCAGGCTAGACAGGCTGTAAGTATAAAACGTACTGGGCTATAGAAGAGAGGTAGTACAACTTTTTAAAGCTATTGGTACTTTGCTCTTTCCTTGCTTCCAAAATACAGATTACTTTATAGGTGTGTTAATTCAAGCCTATAATTTAATTCAGGCCCTAATGTACACATGTGTTGGGCTGCCAGAAGCTTTCAGTGATGGCATGAGATTTGAGAATTGGTGTTCCACTAATTGGCTTGAAAGAGGTGCATGTTGATGTTCACTTAACCTGAAACTTCAAGTTCTGCATGTACCATTCTTTTCAGTACCCAAGCATTTTTTATCAGTCATGGAGAGCCATGTTCTGTGGGAAATGGGGCATCATGTAAAGTATCTTGGTTCCTTTGTGCTTTTTCCATCCCAAAACTCTGGTTACATCTTATGATGTGACTAGGCATTGGTCAGTCAGTTTTTCCTTTAGCTTGGACTGTTAATAGCTCTGTCCTGGGAGAGACTCTGTTCATGATCAATATGACTCCTACCATTAATTAGGTGTAAGACAATGCATGGTCCTTTCACTTCTAGAATTCCTATTGTATTGCCAGTCtgctgggattattttaaatgtttcctgaAACTGTATACTGAGTCCACAGATATTTATGCAAGTTGTAAAACTTGTGGGATAAGCATAATTAAACCTAGCAGGAAAGTGTTTAAAGCTGCATGCCTTCCTCAAGTCAAGGTCCCTTTTTGGAGGGATGGTAGTCTCAAAGCCAGTTCAGAGAATCCACCTGTGCCTTGTTTCCTGCACCTACCAAACTACTAACTAAAAGCTccttcagagtagtagccatggcTGCTAATGATACTGGGTTGTTCTGTAACTTTAGTGTCTTGAGTTTTTTGATCTAATACCATTTAACTCTTGCATTCACTCTGTACAACTGGTTTGCCTGTTTTGTTGTCCTCAAGTAGTGTCAAAACAAAGGTTTCTAGCTTGACTACGGTTGAATCAAAGCACAACTGAAACACTGCTTTAAAAGTAAAGCAGACCTGGTATTTAATACAAGTGTTTAGGAGAAGCTTGAATTGCCCTTTGGGTGTTAGAAAATGGTACCCACGAGAAACTGGAAAAATGTACCACATTGAGCTGGTGAGACTACATGTAGAGTAGACCCTTAAAATGCCATTAATCAGATTCTGGAAAATCCTTCCCACAGCAGTGTGTAGACACCAGCCATCCCTTTTATTTCATTGTGAAACTTGTAGTTCATAGTAGTAAGCTTTTACTAGCTCTTCTAATTTAGCTAATCAGGTGAAAGGCAGGCTATATACAGTTTTTGTAACAGCTCAGTCTGGCAACATATCTATCTTTAGAGGTACATATATCATCAGaagtgcaaatacttatgcaGAGCAGCATATGTTGTAAAGTAGATCAGATATAGCGATCaagtaaaaaagcaaaaaataggAGGGAACAGTTCAGTCTGAGTTAATTCTGCTTAAGGAATGGTTCCATGGGCACTCAATGTATAACTTAAATACTTATTTATACAAGTAGTTGGAGTAACAAAGACGAAAGTTTAAAATTTGGGAATCTTGTCAGGTCTGGTAGAATCAATATAAATTATGAAATACTGACTTGCTTTATTTCTCTTCCCATTTCTAGTGTGCAACCTGCTTGGGAGTTTGCTGTTTCATAGTCACTGATGATATTACTGTAAGGATAAACACTTAACCCTTTATATCAAGTTTTACACAAATTTTAATGATGGAATTTAGCCACTTAcacggctttttttttttaaaccaggaacTGTATTCAACTATGGAGTGTCTGGAAAACATATTCACAAAATtctatcagagagagagagatgctaatGGCATCTCTAGCACCCACAACACAGTGCTTTACGTCAGTGCACTTTTAGCATGGACTCTGTTGCTGACCATCTGTCCAGTGAGCGAAGTGAAGAAAAAACTTGAAATGTATGTTCCTTTCATGAAGGCAGCTTTTACAATGATCTGTTACTTTTCCTTAATGTTGCTTTATTGTAAAAATCACTCTTTACAGATTAATAAAATGTGGCTCTTTTTTTCTAGGCACTTACACAAACTTCCGAACTTGTTATCTTGTGATGATGTCAACATGAGAATTGCTGCTGGAGAAACACTAGCTCTTCTGTTTGAACTGGCACGAGAAACAGAAGCTGTAAGTATAATGGATTTAGCTGTGACAGGTTTCTTGCATTGAGATTGTTGCAAACTAAACACTGTGGTATGTAATGCTCTTTCACATAGCATCCCTGATCTTAAAGTCTAGTTGTATCCATGTGCACATTCTGGGTGGGAAAGTTGCATATAAACACTCCACAATTTAAGATAATGAAGAAAAGGTATCTAAACAGTAGAATGAAATTTAGGTAGATAATTAGAGCTACTCCAATTAAAACAAACTTACTTGTGCTAGACCTCCTTTTATCTCCCGGTGATAACTCCAGGGCTGCTGGAATGCTAGAGTTGACAAAATCAGATACCAACAtctaaataacttttcttttttaaagaactgCAAAGAAAAGGAATGTGGATTGGCATCTTGTACCCCAACAAACCATGGTAAAGGGGGCATTTGGTACAGATCCTTACCCTTTTCAGCTTGCCCAAATCTGCCAGTTCCAAGGACTCCCAGAAAGCATCACTGTGTGCTGTCACAGTTGCAATTCACTCTTGAGTTTAGACAGTATCTTTAGTAGGGGGTTTTCTGTTTCCTTATGTTGCCTCAAAGGGGGTACCCAATGATGAAGAGATTAGTAAAACATCATTATGGGACTTGCCTGATTCTTTTGAACAATTTCTTGGCATCTGAAAGTAGATTGATTTTGCATTTTGCCAGTTGCAATTTTGGAGGAAGACTTCTAAGGAGTTACTTATATATGTTGTGCTACTGAGGTTGATAGGTATTTTTTTCCTAGTGGTTCACCTTTGCATCAGATGGTTAGAAATTTTAAATAACGTTTAATTTTGCTTTACAACAGACTTAAGCTGTTTTGTTGTCCTTCAGTAATGTGCTTTATTAACTTAAATGTATTTTTGATAGCACTGAAGAAAATAGTCTTCAACTATCCATGGGCACAGCTTGGGAGGGCTGCCAGAAGTGCTCCTGGCAAAGCACATCAGCCTTGACCAAGCTAGAACATGGTCTGAGAGGGAAGGGTAATTGTAAATGAGTCAGCATACCAAGCACACTAACTTCACATAGTACCTAAATTGTGCTGCTTTTTGTAGTGCTTCTAAATACAGGAGACTGCAAGATTCTAGCTATGGAAGCCTACTTTGAAAGGGCTTGACAGTGAAAGTGAAGTTGTCCTGGCAAGATGAGTCCAGAGCTTGAACTCTTTTCATCACTTGGATTGTGGCTGCAAGTGACTTAAATTTTGGTTTGAATGTAGTTGGTTTTGATTAAATATAAATCTGCATTCTTTAAAAATCTTAACACTTCCTTTAAGAAAAGCTCTTCAGTTCATATGTAAGTTACCCAGTTCAGTGGCTTGTATAATAAGCAGAATTTATGACAAAAGGATTATCCCAATGGCCTTGTAACATGTCTGATGCTAATATTATCTCATTCATGAAAGAATACATGCAGTATTCACTTAAGTTTACCAGCTTAATCACAGGATCAGATGACACTAAGTATATTTGTGTGGTATGGTATATGGGGCAGACTGGGAGGACAGGTAAAATGcgatttaaaaattgcaattaCGAAGGAAATGGAAACACACAAGACAGCTATTAAATACAGTTGTGCCTCGGAGAGTCAGTTAAGGTGCAGGGTTCTAGGCACAGGTCAAAAATTAACAGATGGTCCATGCCACAAATAGCATGCTATCAAAGTAAAACACTACCATTTGAAAGAGTAACGTAAATAATGTGGAATCCATAAAAGGACAAAACAGTTGATATGCTTGTAATCAGTTATGAATTAATCTGACCTCCAAAAACGGTTCagatttattctttaaaaatattagaagTCCCCCTTGTAAGCTCCAGGCTCCCTTTGCAAAACTTTAATGCCATGTTTTACTATTAATTTAACTTCTTAAGTCAGCTGTCAGTATCTCTGCAGTCCACCCCAAAACTTAATTATCCTATGCCAATAAACATCTCATTGACTTGAAGTGCTAGAGAACGGAATGCTACAGCATGTTCACAGGGTTAAGAAATCTAGGCACTAGCTAGCAGGCTAAGTGGGGGATTTGTTCCATAATCCAAGGGCTTTACAAGAGACCTTGTTGGTGGCTGCTTTCATATTGAGGGAACTCCACATTGAATGCTTCAGCTGATAACTGTACCAGCAGGTGCACACAGGTCATGCTTGGGTAACCTGGACCCTGATCACTTAACCATTCAAGtacagttaatacatttattttatgttataaaCTCCTCATGTGATCCAAGTGACAGACAATACCATGGGAAAAGTTGATGTATTACCACTTCAAGAAAATGGGTGTAAAGACCAGAAATTGAAATATCTTTTGTCTGACTAGGATTTCTTTTATGAAGACATGGAACTTCTAACACAGAAACTAAAGGACCTGGCTACAGATGGAAACAAGCACCGTGCCAAAGTAGACAAAAGAAAGCAGCGATCTGTCTTTAGAGATGTCTTGCGAGCAGTAGAGGTACTCTTGATTGCTTTGAAAATACTGATCTGTAAAGCAAAAAGTGGCAAACAATTTATAAAACAGTTGTATGAATACTGGACCATTGAAAAACTGTTACAATTTTAGATGAATTTTGAACATAAGCTCCAAATAACTTAAATTTTGAGTTTCTTAACTCATTAAGAATTAAGGCAGGATTTGTGTTAACTACATCTTTCAAAGGTTCATGCTTAGTAATCTAAAAAGGATTCAAAGGTCAACTGAAAAACCTCATTTTAGATTGGAAATACAAACCTGACTTCCATATTGGATATATGGTTTTCTATAAAATGGATAAAatattgcaatataaatgttaagtgCCCCTTTATTCAATGTACTGAGTTTTCTGTTGAGACTTGTCCTTTACAGCCAAACTCTGATTTTTCTGAATTATGGAATTCTAAAATCTATCAGTTCATTAGCAGAATTAGTGCCTTGCAGTATAAGCAAGAAACAGCCTGCATTATTCAGCTGTTGTGTGGATTCAGTTTATAATTGCTCCACTCCAAG
Proteins encoded in this window:
- the IFRD1 gene encoding interferon-related developmental regulator 1 isoform X1, coding for MPKSKKRASNHQRGAGGQHRNVQPFSDEDASIETMSHCSGFSDPASLTEEGPEVDEEATQEDFEYKLKGFIDLTLDKSAKTRQAALEGLKNALTSKILYEFILERRMTLTDSIERCIKKGKSDEQSAAARLACLLCVQLGSGIESEEILKTLGPVLKKIICDGTASIQARQACATCLGVCCFIVTDDITELYSTMECLENIFTKFYQRERDANGISSTHNTVLYVSALLAWTLLLTICPVSEVKKKLEMHLHKLPNLLSCDDVNMRIAAGETLALLFELARETEADFFYEDMELLTQKLKDLATDGNKHRAKVDKRKQRSVFRDVLRAVEERDFPTETVKFGPERMYIDCWVKKQTYDTFKELLGSGMQYHLQSNEFLRNVFELGPPVMLDAATLKTMKISRFERHLYNSAAFKARTKARSKCRDKRTDVGEFF
- the IFRD1 gene encoding interferon-related developmental regulator 1 isoform X2, coding for MKAQGSAPQKPRETGGQHRNVQPFSDEDASIETMSHCSGFSDPASLTEEGPEVDEEATQEDFEYKLKGFIDLTLDKSAKTRQAALEGLKNALTSKILYEFILERRMTLTDSIERCIKKGKSDEQSAAARLACLLCVQLGSGIESEEILKTLGPVLKKIICDGTASIQARQACATCLGVCCFIVTDDITELYSTMECLENIFTKFYQRERDANGISSTHNTVLYVSALLAWTLLLTICPVSEVKKKLEMHLHKLPNLLSCDDVNMRIAAGETLALLFELARETEADFFYEDMELLTQKLKDLATDGNKHRAKVDKRKQRSVFRDVLRAVEERDFPTETVKFGPERMYIDCWVKKQTYDTFKELLGSGMQYHLQSNEFLRNVFELGPPVMLDAATLKTMKISRFERHLYNSAAFKARTKARSKCRDKRTDVGEFF